Below is a window of bacterium DNA.
CCCGCTGACCATCCTGCTGTCGGTGCCGCTGGCGGTCTTCGGGGCGCTCTTGACCCTGTTTATCTTCCGCGAGAGTCTCAACATCTACTCGCAGATCGGCCTCATCATGCTGATCGGGTTGGTGACGAAGAACTCGATTCTGATCGTCGAGTTCGCCAATCAACTGCGCGCGCAGGGCAAGGCGGTGATCGACGCGGTCATCGAGGCCTCGACCATCCGGCTGCGCCCGATTTTGATGACCTCGTTTGCGACCATCTTCGGCATTCTGCCGATCGCGGTGGGCCTGGGCGCCGGCGCCGAATCACGCCGCCCGCTGGGTCTGGCGGTCGTCGGCGGCATGTTCTTCTCAACGTTCCTCACCCTGGTGCTGGTGCCGGTGGTCTACACATTGCTCGCGCGTTTTGTCCCCGCGCGCGCCGCCGCCGAGAATCCCGAGCCCGTCGCGCCCGCGCACGGCCACGCGCTCCCCGGTCCGATCCCCGGCGCCCAGCCGGCAACGCCGCAATAAATCGTGACTTTCGGACTGACTGTCGCCGGTTTGTCGGCGACAGTCAGTCCGTGGCCATCCTCTCATTCCTCGCCATTCGCCGTCCGCCTCGCTTGACTTTGGCCGCCTGAGAAATTAGGATAAAATTCGACGGACTTGCGCTCGCGCACCCGGCATTCCGATTCGTGCCAGTCACAAGCTTCAAGGAGGAACGATGGGACCTGTGAAAGTCGCCGCTCTCTCGGGGGGTGCCACCGAAGTGCCGTCGGAGGCCGTCACGCAACTGCGCGCGCGACTGCGGGGCGCGTTGCTGCAATCCGGCGATCCGGGCTACGATGACGCGCGCGCCCTCTGGAACGCGATGATCGACCGTCGCCCGGCGCTCGTCGCGCAGTGCGCCGGCGCCGCCGATGTCGCCGCGGTCGTCGCCTTTGTCCGCGAACACAATCTGTTGTTGGCGATCAAAGGCGGCGGTCACAACATCGCCGGCAACGCCGTCTGCGACGGCGGCGTCCTGGTCGAATTCTCGCGGATGAGAACCGTGGAGATCGACGCAAAGGCAAAGGTGGCGCGGGTCGGACCGGGCGCGACCCTGGGCGACTTCGATCAGGCGGCGCAAAAGCACGGCCTGGCCACGCCGCTGGGCATCAACTCTACCACCGGGGTCGCCGGCCTGACGCTCGGCGGCGGTTTTGGCTGGCTGTCGCGACGCTTCGGGATGACCATCGACAACCTGCTGGCCTGCGAAGTGGTGCTGGCCGATGGGCGCGTCGTCACCGCCAGCGAAAAGGAAAACGCCGATCTCTTCTGGGCGCTGCGCGGCGGCGGCGGCAATTTCGGCATCGTCACCCGCTTCGAGTTCCGCCTGCATCCGGTCGGTCCCGAAATCCTCGCGGGGCTTTTTGTCTTCCCGCTGTCCGATGCCCGCTCCGCGCTGAAAAAGTACCGCGAATACATCCAGTCACTCGGTGATGAGACCACCGTCTGGGTCGTGA
It encodes the following:
- a CDS encoding FAD-binding oxidoreductase, whose protein sequence is MGPVKVAALSGGATEVPSEAVTQLRARLRGALLQSGDPGYDDARALWNAMIDRRPALVAQCAGAADVAAVVAFVREHNLLLAIKGGGHNIAGNAVCDGGVLVEFSRMRTVEIDAKAKVARVGPGATLGDFDQAAQKHGLATPLGINSTTGVAGLTLGGGFGWLSRRFGMTIDNLLACEVVLADGRVVTASEKENADLFWALRGGGGNFGIVTRFEFRLHPVGPEILAGLFVFPLSDARSALKKYREYIQSLGDETTVWVVMRKAPPLPFLPASAHGTEVIVFPVFHSGDPDAGRRAIEPVRHFGALLGEAVGMQPYTGWQSAFDPLLTPGARNYWKSHNLAELKDGLIDLLIDYIGKLPSDQCEIFLGGIGAATTRPARDAMAYSQRDTVYAMNVHSRWDNPADDQKCVQWARDFCQKTEPYATGGVYVNFLTADEMSRVRAAYGPNYDRLVAAKQKYDPGNLFRMNMNIAPAR